Sequence from the Argentina anserina chromosome 7, drPotAnse1.1, whole genome shotgun sequence genome:
ctaaactaaagaaagatCGTTCTGCAGAACACACGTACTAGCGGTCCCAAACAATTGAGTTCTGCTGTTCTCGTATTTTTATTCTAACAAAGACCAAGAAGCCCAGAAGCAGGGCAGTGAATAATAATACTCGGGAAAACTGATCAATAATACAAGCtggtcagaaaaaaaaaaaattggagagGTTGACGAATCACCCTGAATCCCCTTCGTCCTGATCATGGCTCACATTTCTCACATATACTCCTAGCTCCTGGTTCAGTACCTTCCCCACTGCCATGGCATTTCCATTTTTCAGACTTGTATATATACCTGCATTTCCTTATCAAGAACCCCAGCACCGTTAATTGGCTTTGTTTTTCTCCCGCCCCTTTCTTCTTGGGAGACAGTAATTTTCTCATCCTTGTTGCATCTTCGGTCACGGGGTTCTCATTACTTCCAAAAGCGGAGTCGGTAACGTGACATGTTTCGTCTTAAAAAAACGTTTTTCATGATTCAAATCACGTTGAATTTTCATGAACGTACAATACAACTAACACCAGCCCATTAATGTCTCAATGTCAAATGTGATAGCCCATTACTCAACTAAATCTTACTCGGAGATGGGCTATCAGCAGATACTGAATttactaggggtgggcacgagacggggctcatcccacgtcccgtcccactcttttgaatcagGACGGgatagggacgggacgaggatttttaagaatgcatcccactcgggattaatcccggttgggacgggacgggatcggaacgggacaaatcccacattcctatgaaattaaataaaaacctatatttttactttttcattaacaaagtaacatttaataatgaaattttaacaaaaaatgcatattatgttcaaaatattataatttaccattattatttgagttgatagaaTTTTGgtgttattaagaacataaatgagtttcattttcatacaaatatataagaatttttaagttttcattaaaggtgggacgggacgggacgaagcgagataaaaattattcgtgccacgtcccatcccaccaTTATGAAACGGAACGGGATCGAGACGGagcgaacgtttttagaccttcgtCCCGTCCTGTCCCTATAAATTTCGGAACGGGATCGGGACATAATcgggatttccattttttatgcccacccctagaatTTACACGGCTGCAGCTAGTACATAGGTTGTGTTGCTCAAGTGCATAACTTAATTTTCTATCAGGTTTCGGCTTAAATATTTAAACGAGTACATAAAAGATACGTAACGAAGATTGCAATCAGTACAAAGATTTCATCACAAATTTAGTATTAAAGTTGTGGTACATGAAACCATATTTTGACACCTAAATTGGAGTATAAACGGTTCAGGacaaggaaaacaaaatatgATCCTACTGCAACAAAAGTTTTCACCAAAGAGGAGACATCAACAGGTCTGAGAACACGCCATGAACAAAATACTAGGCTATTAATACTCGCCTAAACACTTTTCTTTACCACCACTCAACTCATCTATATATCGGATGTCGTCTCCTGCAACAGTACAGTTAAGGCAAGTTACTTTTGATGAAATCTAATTCAAAGGGAAGAATAAGATATTCCAGAACTAGGTTTGGCAGTTAAATTAGATCTAGAGTGTTTGTTGCATCAGTTACATGAAGATCATCTCTGCTTAATGACAGTTTTTGTCCCTATttatcaacaagggaaggagGCACCAAATTTGGGATGTCTTCCAACCTTGGGAAGAAAATATAACCAACAATACAGTTGAAACTGCCTATGAGAAAGAGATAGTGCAGTTTATTTGAGAAGACTTGTCCCTATTTGTAGATAAAGTTATTTAACCAGAGAGCTCGAAGGTGTATTTCATACCTCTTTGGTCGACTTCGGTCTTCCTCATAGTCCATCACTCCACCAGATTCGGAGTAGGTCTCCTCATGCCCCCGGAAGTCATTGTCGGCCTGCTTACAGGGTGGAACTTCTGCCACAACGTAAGTAAGACACATCGACCAACATATCCCAATATTTGTACAAAAGAGTTATGTGTGGTTAAAACAACTGATAACCTAATTACCGCAGGACATCCAGATAAATAGATCATGAGAGCCAAAATACTTTCCAACTTGAACAGTTGAACTCTCACAATAATGAGGAAACAGATAGCATCAAAAGCAGAGTTTAGGTGTAAATAAAGTTGTTCTACCGAGTATTCAGTTAACCAAAACAGAACCAACAGAACCAACCCCTAAACCCCACTCAGTTGTCTTTCCTTACTCTATTTGTTCCAGTTATATTTGTTAacaccctttctgatgtgttAATTTCAGATAACTCAAAAAGGCTTTGTTGTGCACGCTTTATGTAGATCTATACAGCAAAGGATAACTCCCAAAGCAATTTAAACATGAAACTGGATAAAACTGACCTTCAGAGAATATGATCTCTTTACTTCTTCCGCCTTGTCTTCAATTTCCTTTTTGTGCTGCTTGTTAAGTTCTGACATTTTATCTGCCCAGCTCATCTTCTCTTGAATTGAGATAAGAAGATTGTCTGACGTAACCAACCTATGTAAGACCATAGATCAATTAAGTCACATATATTTACATGTCAAGGAGATATTTTACAAATGATAGAtgcaacaagaaaaaaaaaacctcaagGCTGTGGGATTTTTCAACATGAATGCTCTACCACACTAACAGTGGAAGTTCATATTTCTGAACTTTTTCAGTGGGTAAAAACAGTGTTAATCTAGTGCCAAATGAAGGCAGTAAGCACAAGTAAGAGAACCAATACTTGACGTTAAACCTCATGTAACTAATCAAGATCAATAGGAAGGCTAGGAAACTTTCCAGCAATGCATAGACGGGCAGACACAACTGTTTTCAAGAATATATCGACTATACATACAAGTCAGATAAGTAATTGTTCTACTAAAGGTAAGCAATTTTTCTACAAAGGTACATTGACAGACAACCTAACAGAAAAAGAGTACCTACACTATCATGACTAAAATCAGAGATGTTACCAGTTCGATAGAGTTTCGATCATACTCCCAAGTTTTTCAGGTGTTGGATCTCTCCCTGCAGCAAACTGGACCTGCAGTTTTAAGATTACATATTAGATACTTCATCTTGTAACAGAACAAAAAAGGAGGGAAGGAGCGGAACAAGGAGAAACAAATCTGCAAGCAACACAAATCTCGAACCTCGAAGCATTTTCTTAACTGGTCTAACTTTCCTCTTACTATGCCTTGAAACAAACCAACCAATGTAATAGTCAGTGCACTTCTCCTTCATGTTTCACTACATGTATGTACCATCCACATAACAACATGTTATCTTTAAAAGGTTATCTACATAACTTGGTTCCAATCAGGATATCAATAAtcaagttttatttttataacataTTAGATCAACTAGTTCCAACATCACTCATGTGAGATTACTGGTTTTTAAATTACAAATAGGACACTAAACTCATTACTCCTATCAGAATTGAAGCTTATTTATATTGTTTGATATATATCTATAGATTTTCTCAGGTCCGGACCGTTCGGATTCGGCCACCGGCGATGCACAACGACGGCGCAGATAGTGCCAGCCGTGCCCCCCCTCCCGGCGATCCTGTCTATGCtggccggagctccatcggcgacccacAGCAGTGGAATGGCAAAATCGCTGGAATCTGCTCAGAAACTTGTTTTGTAGATTCCGGACGCCGATGAAGatccggccggcacagacgggaggtgggtagtgtAACTGTCGTGGTCCGCCCCGCCGTTGCGGCCTGCTGTAGCCGGAAACAGCGAATCCGGACCTCCGTAgccaagaatatatatataggaggatCGAGAGCGGACGTCGCGATTCCGGCGACGGCGAGGCGCAGCAGCGTGGCGGACCGGCACAGCCGCACTCCCTACCTTTCGGCGCTCCTGCTTGTCTCGACCGGAGCTCCAACAGTGGCCGGAATCCAAAAGTCACCGGAATAAACCCAGCAAATTGCTTTTGCCGATTCCGGTCGCTgtgggtcgccgatggagctccggccggcacagacagGAGCGCCAGGAGGTGGGGAGTACGGCTTTGCCGGACTACCGCGCCGTTGCGCCTCGCCGTCGCCGGAATCGCGACGTCTGCACTTTAAGGTGCGGACATCCGCCTCTTaaccggcctctatatatatagcttgtCTCAGACCCCATTGCAATATGATTCAGTAAGTAGGCTAAAAAATTGGGGTAGAAGTATGAAAGAACAATTACCGCATACATGCACTCATTAATGAGAAAATCCTCGAGTTCACGTACATTTGCGACATCTAACTCCTGCATTAGCTTATCATATGGTAGTACCTGGAAAAGCACATAAGAATATATTAGAGATATATTAGAGACACCTGAACATGCTAAACATAGGAGGGGGTCTGAACccaatcccccccccccccccgggcCCCAAACATGATCAATACATGAGCATGATGCATCAGATAAGATTTGAAGGATGAGCTGAGAAAATGTAACGTACTTAAAAGAGGAAAAGGATATATATCAATACCTGGTTTACCGGTAATTTATAAAATACCATGTTATACAATTTTTTATCTACCACAAGCCTaccaaaaataatctcaaaataTGAGCACCTACCAGATTTGGGCATCAGATAACTATGAGATTTAAAACCACTATTATTCAAGGGTAGGACCTAATAAATTTCAGATGTCCTAAATCACCAGATTACTTTCATATCATCTAATTCTCCAGCAATGGAAATTGCCTTtcaattatatgtttcttttaCTGCAAAATAATAAGCACATGTAGAAAAAGTACAGAGGTACAGGCTTCCAGTAATCACATTCAGAACCACATACCAGTAACAGCTCTGTGCAATTAGAAAAGTAAACCATTCACAAcatatgaaaaaagaaaagaaaagaaaagaggatTATGAATAAGAATCATGCCTTGTTTGTCTCCGCCAATGTAAGCACTGTTAACTGCCTCAGCTTTAGTGCTTGATCAGGGACCAATTGTGGAAGACGACCCGCATTACCTATGATTCAATATTGTCTCAGCTTCAGATATCCCATCACATTATGCTAGGAAGAAGCTAGAAAAAAATGACAAGAGAAATGATTCTCTAGgcatttcaaaagaaaaagaaaatacacGACATAACATGTTAAGAGTATTCAGCCCAGTGACTTCTAAAATCATGTGTTCAATTGCTACTAAAGATGGCCTTTCTGTGAGGGAATGTAAAGTATCTTTTAAGGCATACATAGTTGGCTGGCTAATTCATTTTCCTATCCCTGCAGCTACGGCACATTTGGACAtgtaaaaaaggaaaaaaaaaactaaaatagaATTAGAGCCACTGATCCAGTGGCAAAGTATCAGTGTCTCAACCAAACACACAGACACGTGGATGGATGTGCATATGCAGATGAATAATATCAGCTTGAATATATGATAATTTTCGGAGCTCATTATCTCATTACATCGATACACACTACCCAGGGATGTATGG
This genomic interval carries:
- the LOC126801887 gene encoding COP9 signalosome complex subunit 7 isoform X1; its protein translation is MDIEQKQEELIDHFVKQASSLTTGSALASLVAEATSHPSLFAFSEILSAPSLLQLEGTENSVYLDVLRLFAHGTWSDYKSNAGRLPQLVPDQALKLRQLTVLTLAETNKVLPYDKLMQELDVANVRELEDFLINECMYAGIVRGKLDQLRKCFEVQFAAGRDPTPEKLGSMIETLSNWLVTSDNLLISIQEKMSWADKMSELNKQHKKEIEDKAEEVKRSYSLKADNDFRGHEETYSESGGVMDYEEDRSRPKRRRHPIYR
- the LOC126801887 gene encoding COP9 signalosome complex subunit 7 isoform X4, coding for MDIEQKQEELIDHFVKQASSLTTGSALASLVAEATSHPSLFAFSEILSAPSLLQLEGTENSVYLDVLRLFAHGTWSDYKSNAGRLPQLVPDQALKLRQLTVLTLAETNKVLPYDKLMQELDVANVRELEDFLINECMYAVQFAAGRDPTPEKLGSMIETLSNWLVTSDNLLISIQEKMSWADKMSELNKQHKKEIEDKAEEVKRSYSLKADNDFRGHEETYSESGGVMDYEEDRSRPKRRRHPIYR
- the LOC126801887 gene encoding COP9 signalosome complex subunit 7 isoform X3, which gives rise to MDIEQKQEELIDHFVKQASSLTTGSALASLVAEATSHPSLFAFSEILSAPSLLQLEGTENSVYLDVLRLFAHGTWSDYKSNAGRLPQLVPDQALKLRQLTVLTLAETNKVLPYDKLMQELDVANVRELEDFLINECMYAGIVRGKLDQLRKCFEVQFAAGRDPTPEKLGSMIETLSNWLVTSDNLLISIQEKMSWADKMSELNKQHKKEIEDKAEEVKRSYSLKFHPVSRPTMTSGGMRRPTPNLVE
- the LOC126801887 gene encoding COP9 signalosome complex subunit 7 isoform X2, which translates into the protein MDIEQKQEELIDHFVKQASSLTTGSALASLVAEATSHPSLFAFSEILSAPSLLQLEGTENSVYLDVLRLFAHGTWSDYKSNAGRLPQLVPDQALKLRQLTVLTLAETNKVLPYDKLMQELDVANVRELEDFLINECMYAGIVRGKLDQLRKCFEVQFAAGRDPTPEKLGSMIETLSNWLVTSDNLLISIQEKMSWADKMSELNKQHKKEIEDKAEEVKRSYSLKKFHPVSRPTMTSGGMRRPTPNLVE